One Xenopus tropicalis strain Nigerian chromosome 8, UCB_Xtro_10.0, whole genome shotgun sequence genomic window carries:
- the tagln2 gene encoding transgelin-2 isoform X1 produces MANKGPAYGLSREVQQKIDQKYDNDLETILVQWIKAQCGTHAGSFDGQGKSAVQVWLKDGTVLSHLINSLAPGSIAKVQTSAMAFKQMEQISQFLKACERYGIPASDLFQTVDLWEGKDMASVQRTLMNLGGIAVTKGDGYFRGDPNWFPKKSQENKREFSQDKLKEGQNIIGLQMGTNKGASQSGMTGYGMPRQIL; encoded by the exons atggcaaacaaAGGGCCTGCCTACGGACTGAGCCGCGAGGTGCAGCAGAAGATCGACCAGAAGTACGACAATGATCTGGAGACCATCTTGGTGCAGTGGATCAAAGCTCAGTGTGGGACTCATGCTGGGTCGTTCGACGGGCAAGGGAAGTCAGCCGTACAGGTCTGGCTAAAGGACGGCACT GTGCTTTCCCATCTCATTAACTCCTTGGCCCCTGGGTCTATTGCAAAAGTGCAGACATCTGCCATGGCGTTCAAGCAGATGGAGCAGATCTCACAGTTCCTGAAGGCCTGCGAACGATACGGAATTCCGGCCTCCGATCTGTTCCAAACTGTTGACTTGTGGGAAG GCAAGGACATGGCCAGCGTACAGAGGACACTCATGAATTTGGGGGGCATTGCTGTGACAAAGGGTGATGGCTACTTCCGTGGTGACCCCAACTGGTTCCCAAA GAAATCCCAGGAGAACAAGAGGGAGTTCTCCCAGGACAAGTTAAAAGAGGGCCAGAACATCATCGGCCTTCAAATGGGCACCAACAAGGGAGCATCGCAGTCCGGCATGACTGGCTATGGCATGCCAAGGCAAATCCTCTGA